In Streptomyces nodosus, one DNA window encodes the following:
- a CDS encoding DUF6400 family protein produces the protein MAHESTPEYHIFEMDLTADEARRRAEFFAAMGPTWDPVAAMQGEDEAYRMLYSGLDDHQQQIYDRLVAAGVLPPDLGGACASD, from the coding sequence ATGGCCCACGAGAGCACCCCCGAGTACCACATATTCGAGATGGACCTCACCGCCGACGAGGCGCGCCGGCGCGCGGAGTTCTTCGCCGCGATGGGGCCCACCTGGGACCCGGTGGCGGCGATGCAGGGGGAGGACGAGGCCTACCGCATGCTCTACTCCGGCCTCGACGACCACCAGCAGCAGATCTACGACCGCCTGGTGGCCGCCGGAGTACTGCCTCCCGATCTCGGAGGCGCCTGTGCTTCCGATTGA
- a CDS encoding DUF3761 domain-containing protein: MCNDGTYSYAAHHQGACSHHGGVAVFYR, encoded by the coding sequence CTGTGCAATGACGGTACGTACTCGTACGCCGCTCACCATCAGGGGGCCTGCTCGCACCACGGTGGCGTGGCCGTCTTCTACCGGTAG
- a CDS encoding SH3 domain-containing protein encodes MSGSKMKRALTLGGAGVALAGASLLAASPALAATTVVAWTHADVHAGPARGERVVSYVNANYSYAGLCWLEGDLVNDKGISNRNWVRLQLNSGGIGYVSAVYLKGDDKGNVRNHC; translated from the coding sequence ATGTCTGGCTCGAAGATGAAGCGTGCCCTCACCCTCGGCGGAGCGGGCGTCGCCCTCGCCGGAGCGAGCCTTCTGGCCGCATCGCCCGCCCTCGCCGCGACGACGGTGGTCGCCTGGACCCACGCCGACGTCCACGCCGGCCCCGCGCGCGGCGAGCGGGTCGTCAGCTACGTCAACGCCAACTACTCCTACGCGGGCCTGTGTTGGCTTGAGGGCGACCTGGTCAACGACAAGGGCATCAGCAACCGCAACTGGGTCCGCCTTCAGCTCAACAGCGGCGGCATCGGCTACGTCAGCGCCGTCTATCTGAAGGGCGACGACAAGGGCAACGTCCGCAACCACTGCTGA
- a CDS encoding lysylphosphatidylglycerol synthase transmembrane domain-containing protein has translation MVLVIVVALQHRSVLVAGFGHLRAAQWPWLLVAVGATCLTWVAAAVTRQGALVQRLPARRLLATQFAAGAANHLLPTGLGASAVNLRFMTVCGVPLARSSAALALYMLAESITRTALLLALLIAFPHALRPGSLVPASMGGPLLLGVVLAVCAAVAVVLLVRRLRTAVFTFLRTALGEARSVHTRPARALALWGGSLAFPALQGAGLAAVGEALALPVPPAHMVVAYLAGTLAVAAVPTPGGIGTVEAALVVTLVAAGGPVAVATAVVLAYRIITVWLPLLPGALTLGALVRLKVI, from the coding sequence ATGGTGCTGGTGATCGTGGTCGCGCTGCAGCACCGCTCGGTGCTCGTGGCGGGCTTCGGCCATCTCCGGGCGGCCCAGTGGCCCTGGCTGCTGGTGGCCGTCGGTGCGACCTGTCTGACCTGGGTCGCTGCGGCCGTCACCCGGCAGGGAGCGCTGGTGCAGCGGCTGCCCGCGCGTCGGCTGCTGGCCACCCAGTTCGCGGCGGGCGCGGCCAATCATCTGCTGCCGACCGGGCTCGGTGCCAGCGCCGTCAATCTGCGGTTCATGACGGTGTGCGGGGTGCCGCTGGCGCGCTCCTCGGCGGCGCTCGCGCTGTATATGCTCGCCGAGTCGATCACCCGGACCGCGCTGCTGCTGGCCCTGCTGATCGCCTTCCCCCACGCCCTGCGCCCCGGTTCCCTGGTGCCCGCCTCGATGGGCGGCCCGCTGCTGCTCGGGGTGGTCCTGGCGGTGTGTGCCGCGGTGGCGGTCGTGCTTCTGGTACGGCGGCTGCGTACCGCGGTGTTCACCTTTCTGCGCACGGCGCTGGGTGAGGCCCGCTCGGTGCACACCCGCCCGGCCCGTGCGCTCGCCCTGTGGGGCGGCTCGCTGGCCTTCCCCGCGCTCCAGGGGGCCGGGCTGGCCGCGGTGGGGGAGGCGCTTGCCCTCCCGGTGCCGCCCGCGCACATGGTGGTCGCGTATCTGGCGGGGACGCTCGCGGTCGCCGCGGTGCCCACCCCGGGCGGCATCGGCACGGTCGAGGCGGCGCTGGTGGTGACCCTGGTGGCGGCGGGCGGCCCGGTGGCCGTGGCGACGGCGGTGGTGCTGGCGTACCGGATCATCACGGTGTGGCTGCCGCTGCTGCCGGGTGCGCTCACGCTGGGGGCCCTGGTACGGCTGAAGGTGATCTGA
- a CDS encoding helix-turn-helix domain-containing protein: protein MVHETADTLGEFLRARRGQVSPEQVGLPAGARRRVPGLRREEVAQLAGISPEYYLRLEQGRNLNPSDQILAALAGALRLDEDAVAYLHRLAHPAPPARRPRTRTRTTPDDLQTLLDSWPQTPAYAQGAGGRVVAANRLAVLLCPFFAVGHNPLRAAFLEPEMRSLYPQWDDMTAKAVSGLRAMLNIDDADPELLETIGELTVASKRFSTLWTRREVRRRDTGLTRLNHPLVGELDLHYEKMLRPQARQLVIIYYADQDSTSAERLALLSSL from the coding sequence ATGGTGCACGAGACGGCCGACACCCTGGGCGAGTTCCTGCGGGCGCGACGCGGGCAGGTCAGCCCCGAACAGGTCGGGCTGCCCGCCGGTGCGCGGCGCCGGGTACCCGGACTGCGGCGCGAGGAGGTCGCCCAGCTCGCAGGCATCAGCCCCGAGTACTACCTGCGCCTGGAACAGGGCCGCAATCTCAACCCCTCCGACCAGATCCTGGCCGCTCTGGCCGGCGCGCTGCGGCTCGACGAGGACGCGGTCGCCTACCTGCACCGCCTCGCCCACCCCGCCCCGCCCGCCCGCAGGCCGCGCACCCGCACCCGCACGACCCCGGACGATCTCCAGACGCTCCTGGACAGCTGGCCGCAGACCCCCGCCTACGCCCAGGGGGCCGGCGGACGCGTCGTCGCGGCGAACCGGCTGGCCGTGCTGCTGTGCCCCTTCTTCGCCGTGGGCCACAACCCGCTACGGGCCGCCTTCCTCGAACCCGAGATGCGCAGCCTCTACCCGCAGTGGGACGACATGACCGCCAAGGCCGTCTCCGGCCTGCGCGCCATGCTCAACATCGACGACGCCGACCCGGAGCTACTGGAGACCATCGGCGAACTCACCGTCGCCAGCAAGCGGTTCAGCACTCTGTGGACCCGCCGCGAGGTCCGCCGCCGCGACACCGGCCTCACCCGCCTGAACCACCCGCTCGTCGGCGAACTGGACCTGCACTACGAGAAGATGCTGCGCCCACAGGCGCGCCAGCTGGTCATCATCTACTACGCCGACCAGGACTCCACCAGCGCCGAGCGCCTGGCACTGCTCAGCAGCCTCTGA
- a CDS encoding helix-turn-helix domain-containing protein, with amino-acid sequence MKAVRGGRAAKTRDEGPDLPGVWSAYGMLLQHLRKRRGLSQQQLGDAIGYSLEQVASVEQGRRPAKAAFTSAADRVLEADGSLEVLQDEVDRAKLPRFFRNVALLEAEALSRFSYDPLLIPGLLQTEAYAQALLEAHFPPLDEEIVEQRVAARLARQALLSRGNPPVVFVFIVEENALRRVVGSRAVMREQLEHLLTCAQMRNVELQVMPTARGAHSGLNGPMVLLESTDRKRHVYVEAQDVVTIRSDEDEVSEFWLRYGMLRTQALNTEESSRPIERMAGEL; translated from the coding sequence GTGAAGGCGGTACGGGGCGGTCGAGCGGCGAAGACCAGGGACGAGGGGCCCGACCTGCCGGGTGTGTGGTCGGCGTACGGCATGCTGTTGCAGCATCTGCGGAAGCGGCGCGGGTTGAGCCAGCAGCAACTCGGTGATGCCATCGGCTACTCGCTGGAGCAGGTCGCCTCGGTGGAGCAGGGGCGCCGGCCGGCGAAGGCGGCGTTCACCTCCGCGGCGGACCGGGTGCTGGAGGCGGACGGATCCTTGGAGGTGCTCCAGGACGAGGTGGACCGGGCGAAGTTGCCACGGTTCTTCCGGAACGTGGCGCTCCTGGAGGCGGAGGCCTTGAGCAGGTTCTCGTACGATCCCCTGCTCATCCCCGGGCTGTTGCAGACCGAGGCCTACGCGCAGGCGCTCCTCGAAGCACACTTCCCGCCCCTGGACGAGGAGATCGTCGAGCAACGCGTGGCGGCACGACTCGCGCGTCAGGCCCTGCTGTCCCGCGGAAACCCGCCCGTGGTCTTCGTGTTCATCGTGGAGGAAAACGCACTCCGACGAGTCGTGGGCAGCCGTGCCGTCATGCGTGAGCAGTTGGAGCATCTGCTGACCTGCGCGCAGATGCGCAACGTCGAGCTTCAGGTCATGCCGACCGCGCGAGGTGCCCACAGCGGGCTCAACGGGCCCATGGTGTTGCTGGAGTCGACCGACCGCAAACGGCACGTCTACGTCGAAGCTCAAGACGTGGTGACCATAAGGTCCGACGAAGATGAGGTCAGCGAGTTCTGGCTGCGGTATGGGATGCTGCGCACGCAGGCCCTCAACACCGAGGAGTCCTCTCGTCCCATCGAGCGCATGGCAGGGGAGCTATGA
- a CDS encoding SDR family oxidoreductase, with protein MAHVLVTGGTGFLGSHTIAQLLTAGHTVTTTVRSLTRQSDVERMLTVAGAAHTDDVSYVEADLTSDRGWDQAVAGADYVLHMASPFPGAQPKNADELIVPARDGTLRVLRAARHAGVRRTVLTSSFAAVGYGHGRTGRTFSEDDWTETEGPGVSAYIKSKAVAERAAWNFVESEGDGLELTVVNPVGIFGPVLGPDYSASIRIIHAMLTGGMRAAPPIWTNTVDVRDTAELHLRAMTAPQAAGQRYLALAGEPISFQHIALVLRARLGEAAAQAPTGSAPAWLLRLLAVINPALRETVPQLGVVRRASNTKARKELDWSPRSNEDAVVATAESLVRLGLLSG; from the coding sequence ATGGCACATGTACTCGTCACGGGCGGAACCGGGTTTCTGGGTTCCCATACGATCGCGCAGCTCCTGACCGCCGGGCACACCGTCACGACCACGGTGCGATCCCTGACCCGGCAGTCCGACGTCGAGCGGATGCTGACCGTGGCCGGAGCCGCGCACACGGACGACGTCTCCTATGTGGAGGCAGATCTGACCTCTGACCGCGGCTGGGACCAGGCCGTGGCGGGTGCGGACTACGTGCTGCACATGGCCTCGCCGTTCCCCGGAGCGCAGCCGAAGAACGCGGACGAACTGATCGTCCCGGCCCGTGACGGGACTCTGCGGGTCCTTCGCGCCGCCCGGCACGCGGGCGTCCGGCGCACGGTGTTGACCTCCTCCTTCGCGGCGGTGGGTTACGGTCACGGCCGCACCGGACGGACGTTCAGCGAGGACGACTGGACGGAGACCGAGGGGCCGGGCGTGTCCGCGTACATCAAGTCCAAGGCGGTTGCCGAACGGGCCGCCTGGAACTTCGTCGAGAGCGAGGGCGACGGGCTGGAGCTGACGGTGGTCAACCCCGTGGGGATCTTCGGGCCGGTCCTCGGACCTGACTACTCCGCGTCGATCCGTATCATCCACGCGATGCTGACCGGCGGGATGCGGGCCGCACCGCCGATCTGGACCAACACGGTCGACGTGCGCGACACGGCCGAGTTGCATCTGCGGGCCATGACGGCACCCCAGGCGGCGGGACAACGGTATCTGGCGCTTGCGGGCGAGCCGATCTCCTTCCAGCACATCGCGCTCGTGTTGCGCGCGCGGCTCGGCGAGGCCGCCGCCCAGGCCCCCACCGGGTCGGCGCCGGCCTGGCTGCTGCGCCTGCTGGCCGTGATCAACCCGGCGCTGCGCGAGACGGTGCCGCAGCTGGGTGTCGTGCGCCGCGCCTCCAACACGAAGGCCCGTAAGGAGCTGGACTGGTCCCCGCGTTCCAACGAGGACGCCGTGGTGGCCACCGCGGAGAGCCTGGTCCGCCTCGGACTGCTGAGCGGTTAG
- a CDS encoding ATP-binding protein: MTQHQFPYETAPLRIRAHHERTLRLSSTRRGARLARHLATQQFTDWTGLPHDSEPARTVALVTAELASNAIRHGSLPGRDFWLALLLLPHGLRIEVTDTRPECLPQVSVPPPADAASGRGLLLVQAYADRWGCTVIDEYTKTTWAEVSLGSL; encoded by the coding sequence GTGACACAGCATCAGTTCCCTTACGAGACCGCACCACTCCGCATCCGCGCCCACCACGAGCGAACCCTTCGCCTCAGCAGCACCAGACGAGGCGCCCGGCTCGCGCGGCACCTCGCCACCCAGCAGTTCACCGACTGGACCGGCCTCCCGCACGATTCCGAACCCGCACGAACCGTCGCCCTCGTCACGGCCGAGCTGGCGTCCAACGCGATCCGCCACGGCAGCCTCCCCGGCCGCGATTTCTGGCTGGCCCTGCTCCTCCTGCCGCACGGCCTGCGGATCGAGGTGACGGACACCCGCCCCGAGTGCCTTCCCCAGGTATCTGTGCCCCCGCCCGCCGACGCGGCATCGGGCCGCGGACTGCTCCTCGTCCAGGCCTACGCGGATCGTTGGGGATGCACCGTCATCGACGAGTACACCAAGACCACCTGGGCGGAGGTTTCTCTCGGGAGCCTCTGA
- a CDS encoding crotonase/enoyl-CoA hydratase family protein, whose protein sequence is MPVRIERQGYVTTVVLSRPEARNAVDGPTAAALADAFRAFEADPVARVAVLWGEGGTFCAGADLKAIGTGRGNRVAEGGDGPMGPTRLRLSKPVIAAVAGHAVAGGLELALWCDLRVAEEDAVFGVFCRRWGVPLIDGGTVRLPRLIGAGRAMDMVLTGRPVPAAEAYTMGLANRVVPTGRARAEAEALAAEVARFPQACLRADRAGVLDQEGMPEPEAMRGELRYGMEVLTESLEGAARFAGGAGRHGSFTDG, encoded by the coding sequence ATGCCGGTCAGGATCGAACGTCAGGGATATGTCACCACCGTCGTGCTCTCCCGGCCCGAGGCACGCAACGCGGTGGACGGGCCGACCGCCGCCGCGCTCGCCGACGCGTTCCGGGCGTTCGAGGCGGACCCCGTGGCCCGGGTGGCGGTGCTGTGGGGCGAGGGCGGGACGTTCTGCGCGGGCGCCGATCTGAAGGCGATCGGGACCGGGCGCGGCAACCGGGTCGCGGAGGGGGGCGACGGTCCCATGGGCCCGACCCGGCTGCGGCTGTCCAAGCCGGTGATCGCGGCGGTCGCCGGTCATGCGGTGGCCGGCGGTCTGGAGCTGGCGCTCTGGTGCGATCTGCGGGTCGCCGAGGAGGACGCGGTGTTCGGGGTCTTCTGCCGCCGCTGGGGCGTTCCGCTGATCGACGGCGGCACGGTGCGGCTGCCGCGGCTGATCGGCGCCGGCCGGGCGATGGACATGGTCCTCACCGGCCGTCCGGTGCCGGCCGCCGAGGCGTACACGATGGGGCTGGCCAACCGCGTGGTGCCGACGGGCCGGGCGCGTGCCGAGGCCGAGGCGCTGGCCGCCGAGGTCGCCCGCTTCCCGCAGGCCTGTCTGCGCGCCGACCGCGCCGGGGTCCTCGATCAGGAGGGGATGCCGGAGCCGGAGGCGATGCGGGGCGAACTCCGGTACGGCATGGAGGTCCTGACGGAGAGCCTGGAGGGCGCGGCCCGCTTCGCGGGTGGGGCGGGGCGCCATGGGTCGTTCACGGACGGGTGA
- a CDS encoding DUF397 domain-containing protein — MSTDRYSIEPAELDWFKSSYSGTSGGDCVEVAVESGAVYVRDSKATRHGPVLRVGRDQWAAFVALAAE; from the coding sequence ATGAGCACCGATCGGTACAGCATTGAGCCCGCTGAACTGGATTGGTTCAAGAGCAGCTACAGCGGAACGAGCGGTGGCGACTGCGTGGAGGTGGCCGTCGAGTCGGGCGCCGTGTACGTGCGGGACTCCAAGGCCACACGGCACGGACCGGTGCTGCGGGTCGGCCGGGACCAATGGGCGGCCTTCGTGGCGCTCGCCGCGGAATAG
- a CDS encoding FAD-dependent monooxygenase, producing MTRASRRTPARVVVVGGGIAGMLAAAAVKDHVDSVEIVEAHALPEGPEPRTGVPQAAHTHFLQTGGAEAIESLLPGTVDRLLTAGAHRIPVTTNMVIYSPEGWYRRWQRATHQVISASRDLIDFIVREQVLKDPRVGVRTHTKVVALLGDHRAVTGVRVRTPDGVEAELPADLVVDASGRATRAPGWLARLGVTGLTEEHIDSGLVYASRIYRAPVPTSGWPVIGVQADPRLPRPGSSGTILPIEGDRWHVSLMGSPGGHPTRDPDAFEPFARTLRHPLLADLLAHAEPLTDVSVTHSTGNRRHRYERLTHRPEGLLALGDSVAAFNPVYAQGISVAAQGAVALREALATGPAHHAQRAIARPIDHAWALATRQDIHFPTTKGRTPNLADRLLHRYVSRLSRTATGSFHAATALTDVLALQAPPTTLVHPRVLLTALLGPHRPPLDGPPLTPSERALLDGLNGPAGTPGRRHAD from the coding sequence ATGACCAGAGCCTCACGCCGCACCCCCGCCCGTGTGGTCGTCGTCGGGGGCGGCATCGCCGGTATGCTCGCCGCGGCCGCCGTCAAGGACCACGTCGATTCCGTCGAGATCGTCGAGGCCCATGCGCTGCCCGAGGGGCCCGAGCCGCGCACCGGTGTCCCCCAAGCCGCCCACACCCACTTCCTTCAGACCGGCGGCGCCGAGGCGATCGAGAGTCTGCTTCCCGGCACCGTCGACCGGCTGCTGACCGCGGGCGCCCACCGCATACCGGTCACCACAAACATGGTGATCTACTCTCCCGAGGGCTGGTACCGCCGCTGGCAGCGCGCCACCCACCAGGTGATCAGCGCAAGCCGGGACCTGATCGACTTCATCGTCCGCGAACAGGTCCTCAAGGACCCCCGGGTCGGTGTGCGGACACACACCAAAGTCGTCGCGCTCCTCGGCGACCACCGCGCCGTCACGGGCGTACGGGTCCGCACCCCCGACGGCGTGGAAGCCGAACTGCCCGCCGACCTGGTCGTCGACGCCTCCGGCCGGGCCACACGCGCACCCGGGTGGCTCGCCCGGCTGGGCGTCACCGGACTCACGGAGGAGCACATCGACTCCGGCCTGGTCTACGCCAGCCGGATCTACCGGGCCCCCGTCCCCACCAGCGGCTGGCCCGTGATCGGTGTGCAGGCCGACCCGCGTCTGCCCCGACCGGGCAGCTCGGGCACCATCCTGCCGATCGAGGGCGACCGCTGGCACGTCAGCCTGATGGGCTCCCCCGGCGGCCACCCCACCCGGGACCCGGACGCCTTCGAGCCCTTCGCCCGTACCCTGCGCCACCCCCTCCTGGCCGACCTGCTGGCACACGCCGAACCACTCACCGACGTCAGCGTCACCCACAGCACCGGCAACCGGCGTCACCGCTACGAGCGGCTCACCCACCGGCCGGAGGGCCTGCTGGCACTCGGGGACTCGGTCGCGGCCTTCAACCCCGTGTACGCACAGGGCATTTCGGTGGCCGCGCAAGGTGCCGTCGCCCTGCGCGAGGCGCTCGCCACCGGCCCGGCCCACCACGCCCAGCGCGCCATCGCCCGCCCCATCGACCATGCGTGGGCCCTTGCCACCAGGCAGGACATCCACTTCCCCACCACCAAGGGCAGGACCCCGAACCTCGCCGACCGCCTGCTGCACCGCTATGTCAGCCGCCTGTCCCGCACCGCGACGGGCTCCTTCCACGCCGCCACGGCCCTGACCGACGTACTGGCCCTCCAGGCTCCGCCCACCACACTCGTCCACCCCCGCGTACTCCTGACCGCCCTCCTCGGCCCCCACCGCCCACCCCTCGACGGCCCCCCGCTCACACCGTCCGAACGCGCCCTGCTCGACGGCCTGAACGGGCCTGCGGGAACCCCCGGCCGACGGCACGCCGACTGA
- a CDS encoding DinB family protein — MSEETSGTTPDPEITALLGFLGEQRRHVLGILDGLGEEPLRRPVLPSGWHCLGLVQHLALDVERFWFRAVVAGDEEVVRGLGSGDDAWRVGPEVTAVEVLDRYRREAELADAVIAATPAEAAPVWWPRQLFGEPHLHTLRDVLLHVITETACHAGHLDAARELIDGRRWLVLT; from the coding sequence ATGAGCGAAGAGACGAGCGGAACGACTCCGGACCCTGAGATCACGGCGCTCCTCGGGTTTCTCGGCGAGCAGCGGCGTCACGTTCTAGGCATTCTTGACGGGCTGGGGGAGGAGCCGCTGCGGCGGCCCGTGCTGCCGTCCGGATGGCACTGTCTGGGGCTGGTGCAGCATCTCGCGCTCGATGTCGAACGGTTCTGGTTCCGTGCGGTCGTCGCCGGGGACGAGGAGGTCGTCCGAGGACTGGGGAGCGGGGACGACGCCTGGCGAGTGGGCCCTGAGGTGACTGCGGTGGAGGTCCTCGACCGGTACCGCCGGGAGGCGGAGCTTGCCGATGCCGTCATTGCCGCGACTCCCGCCGAGGCCGCGCCGGTCTGGTGGCCGCGTCAGCTGTTCGGTGAGCCGCATCTCCACACCCTGCGCGACGTCCTGCTGCACGTCATCACCGAGACCGCGTGCCATGCCGGGCATCTGGATGCGGCCCGGGAGCTCATCGACGGACGGCGGTGGCTGGTGCTGACCTGA
- a CDS encoding ABC transporter ATP-binding protein: METTAWQQMHSVMTAQQERRPFDRATLRRIGAFARPHRRRIAQFVVISVVTALLAVATPLLAGRVVDAIVSHGARGTVVRLSLLIALIALAEAALGLLARRLSATLGEGLILDLRTAVFDHVQRMPVAFFTRTRTGALVSRLNNDVIGAQRAFSNTLSGVVGNLVTLLLTLVVMLSLSWQITLLALVLLPVFVVPARRMGRRMARLQREAADLNAAMGTRMTERFSAPGATLVKLFGRPEEESAEFAARARRVRDIGVRTAMAQSAFLTALTLVSALALALVYGLGGWFALRGSLEAGAVVSLALLLTRLYAPLTSLAGARVEVMSALVSFERVFEVLDLKPLIEERPEAQEVPEGPVAVEFDNVRFGYPAADKVSLASLEEVAALDTRGGDQVLHGVSFRAEPGQTIALVGSSGAGKSTIASLLPRLYDVDEGTVRVGGTDVRELSASSLRGTLGMVTQDGHLFHDTVRANLLLARPDAAEDELWDVLRRARLDDLVRSLPDGLDTVVGERGYRLSGGERQRLTVARLLLARQRVVILDEATAHLDNTSEAAVQEALTEALQGRTAVVIAHRLSTVRAADAILVVESGRIVERGTHEELLAAEGRYAELYRTQFEKAGAGRPEPEPEAVA; this comes from the coding sequence ATGGAAACCACCGCCTGGCAGCAGATGCACAGTGTCATGACCGCGCAGCAGGAGCGCCGCCCCTTCGACCGGGCCACGCTGCGACGCATCGGTGCCTTCGCCCGACCGCACCGCCGCCGTATCGCACAGTTCGTCGTGATCAGTGTGGTGACCGCGCTGCTGGCCGTCGCCACACCCCTGCTCGCCGGGCGTGTCGTCGACGCCATCGTGTCGCACGGCGCGCGCGGGACCGTCGTACGGCTGTCGTTGCTGATCGCCCTCATCGCACTCGCCGAGGCGGCACTCGGGCTGCTCGCCCGCCGGCTGTCGGCCACTCTCGGGGAAGGCCTGATCCTCGATCTGCGGACGGCCGTCTTCGACCATGTGCAGCGCATGCCGGTCGCGTTCTTCACCCGCACCCGCACGGGCGCGCTGGTCAGCCGGCTCAACAACGACGTCATCGGCGCCCAGCGGGCCTTCAGCAACACCCTGTCGGGAGTCGTCGGCAATCTGGTCACCCTGCTGCTCACGCTCGTGGTGATGCTCAGCCTGTCCTGGCAGATCACCCTGCTCGCGCTGGTGCTGCTGCCGGTCTTCGTGGTCCCCGCCCGCCGGATGGGCCGCCGCATGGCACGGCTCCAGCGGGAGGCCGCCGACCTCAACGCGGCGATGGGCACCCGGATGACCGAGCGGTTCTCCGCACCCGGCGCCACGCTGGTGAAGCTCTTCGGACGGCCCGAGGAGGAGTCCGCCGAGTTCGCGGCCAGGGCCCGGCGGGTGCGGGACATCGGCGTGCGTACGGCGATGGCGCAGTCGGCGTTCCTCACCGCCCTCACCCTGGTGTCGGCCCTGGCGCTCGCCCTGGTCTACGGGCTCGGCGGCTGGTTCGCCCTGCGCGGCAGCCTGGAAGCGGGCGCCGTGGTCTCGCTCGCCCTGCTGCTGACCCGGCTCTACGCCCCGCTCACCTCGCTGGCGGGCGCCCGGGTCGAGGTCATGAGCGCCCTGGTCAGCTTCGAGCGGGTCTTCGAGGTCCTCGACCTGAAGCCGCTGATCGAGGAGCGGCCCGAGGCGCAAGAGGTCCCCGAGGGGCCGGTGGCGGTGGAGTTCGACAACGTCCGCTTCGGCTACCCCGCCGCCGACAAGGTCTCCCTCGCCTCGCTGGAGGAGGTGGCGGCGCTGGACACCCGCGGCGGCGACCAGGTCCTGCACGGCGTCTCCTTCCGCGCCGAACCCGGACAGACCATCGCGCTGGTGGGCTCCTCCGGCGCGGGCAAGTCCACCATCGCCTCCCTGCTGCCGCGGCTGTACGACGTCGACGAGGGCACCGTCCGGGTGGGCGGCACGGATGTACGCGAGCTGAGCGCCTCCTCGCTGCGCGGCACCCTCGGCATGGTCACCCAGGACGGCCACCTCTTCCACGACACGGTGCGGGCCAACCTGCTGCTGGCCCGCCCGGACGCCGCCGAGGACGAACTCTGGGACGTCCTGCGCCGGGCCCGCCTCGACGATCTGGTGCGCTCCCTGCCCGACGGGCTCGACACGGTCGTCGGCGAGCGCGGCTACCGGCTCTCCGGTGGCGAGCGCCAGCGTCTGACCGTCGCCCGTCTGCTCCTGGCCCGCCAGCGCGTGGTGATCCTCGACGAGGCCACGGCCCATCTCGACAACACCTCGGAGGCGGCCGTCCAGGAGGCACTGACCGAGGCACTTCAGGGCCGCACCGCCGTCGTCATCGCCCACCGGCTGTCCACCGTGCGTGCCGCAGACGCCATCCTGGTCGTCGAGTCCGGCCGGATCGTGGAGCGCGGCACCCATGAGGAACTGCTGGCCGCGGAGGGGCGGTACGCGGAGCTGTACCGCACCCAGTTCGAGAAGGCGGGGGCCGGGCGACCGGAGCCGGAGCCGGAGGCTGTGGCGTAG